ACTCTTTTAGAATTGTAAAACCTACTGGCCCTTTGTTGTACCGTTTTGATACACTAAAACCTAAATACAATATATTCAACTATaaaaagcaggaaattacatttctgtgaGCAGCCTGTATgctaatggttttcaaaatgccTCCAGGTTACCACATTCTACGGAATTGACCGGTTTCATGACAGTTgcacaaaaatgttttcctttaaccTCTGGGATCTTGGCACACCACTTAACATCCCATTTTGCAATAGAGGACCACGAATATATAGGGAAGATGCTGGAAATGTATGTCAAAGCTCCCTGAAAGTTGACGATGTTGAAAGGTGTTTGGAGGTGCCAAAGATCTGTCACATTATTAACATATTCTGGTAATCCTTTTAACACTGGCAATCCCTTTAGTTGGAAGAAAAATCCTCACTATTCAGAAGCGGAGTAGTAATATGGGACAGCAAACATTTGCAGGTATCAACCATATGCGGGCATCACTGGACAATAACATTAAAATTGTAATCTGAAGCACTGTTTATTGTAATGTGCCACCCATCCCTGAATCATATATACACCAAATACCGTCAATTTATATTACCGCTGTAATCCACAGTAGCCCAGAGTGTAATCCCAGTAGCCTCCGAATTACAGATTTCATATAAAAAATTGTCAGGATTAGCTGTGGGAGTTACCATGGAGTACTATATGGATCTGCATTTTACCAGCACTTCATCCATCTGCCCCTATTGTCTTTGTGGGTCATACTGCCACAGCTCCTGGGGCAGACATCCCGAGGATTTTTAATCCCTAGTGTTGCCATGTCTAACTTGGAGCTGATTAATATGCAGATTGCAtctactcctgaggaagcggataGAGATCCACGAAACAGGTTATGTTTTTGGATGCAATGTGTGCAATACTATCAGGGACCAATAGTTGGACTGCATATGTAAAATGTTATGACTATGGATGAATTTATTTTGAAATATTATGTTGCTATATTCTACATATTGCAAATCAGCTCcatatttttaattgtattttattgtgatgaGACTTGTATTCACGGAAAAATAAATTTGCAATCGCATGTATCAATTACAGTATATAGTGATTTGTATGTGATGTACCTCGTCCACAAGCCAATGTATTGGAATGTGTGTATATACTTCTATATGGTCTTTATAAGAGATGGGGCCAAACAGAGTGTTTACACAAGGCATACGTGTGCTTGGTTGGCCAGTATGATCATACAGATTCATGCCCCAATCATTCTACTGAAAGACCAGGTTGATTATTTCATTAAACCACTGTCTTAGGTCTTCAAACTGCAAatttcaagtgtgtgtgtgtgttatatgtaCTACTGCTGGTTTCTTTGCTTTTAATGGTTGTTTCTTTGTCTTTTGAGCCCTGTGCAAGTTTTTTGGAAACATGATGGCAACAAACAATACCGATAAACTGTGGAGCATATATATTTAGCCTGTAATGATGAGTGGCTTGCTTTTGGTTCAAACAGTGTGCTTATACTCACTTCTGTCTCTATTTGCTGCTGTGTGCGGATGTGGTTCTCCTTGTACTGGTTAGCCCGTAGCACTTGCTGTTCAATCCCCATTAACACTGCCTCACAGCCATCACACCTGAGATATAAAATTATTTGGAAATCAGAAGCATGCTTAGTATTATAAAAAGTTTCAATTCCTCAACCCAaaacaaaaaggtaaaataatAACCAGCTATACATGAATAGGAAGCAAACTATGAGACAAGTCTATGATAAATGTTTTCATCCTCTGCCATTAGAGGTATTTATTCTCTGGTCTACTGATACATTTTATATACGTGCCATCGTGAAagagaactttagtcagaaaatgaagtcctgctagatcacttcaggctggtgcCTTTTGTAGGTAAAgccatgtaaaacattaaaaataagtgcctatactgtaccgcacgccatcatatgacgtccttgactttgtgcagggatatctgaatgatgcatgtagctgcaggcatcattcagatatcattttcagGTGGcaattctgtgcacaataagaacgaAAGTTCCggcgcttgattgttcttacaggcgacgggaggggacgcccccttctccgggctctcccgtgccatcggggacccggagaaagaatcggtcGCCGCCGGATGATGGCCATAGAGATTTcgggtgaccagatggtcaccagtcgtctctatgaccgtcggaggcccgggtgcgacgttatgacatcaccCGGGCcccgaatgtaaacaaagcctcaATCGCGTCTCTGACAGCATTAGATCAGTGAATTGTTTTTtctattgaccccgcatctctccataaggaggacctgtcacGATAGATTCCCATTACCaaaaatgtttacattacttgtagtgggaataaaagtgatcaaattttttttgatcacttttgtgtaaaaataaagtaaaatatataaatatatatatatatataaaaatatatatatatataaaaataaataaaaaaaaaaaaaaaaaaaagtaaaatgcccctgtccccggtagctcgcgctcagaagcgaacacacatacGTAAACGCCGTTCacaccacacatgaggtatcgccacgtgcgttagagcgcaggcaacaattctagcactagaccgcttctaactctaaactggtaacctgtaaaacattttaaagcgtcgcctatggatatttttaagtaccgaagtttagcgccattccctgagtgtgcgcaattttaaagcgtgacatgttgggtatctatttactcggcgtaacatcatctttcacattatataaaaaaaattgtgccaactTTACTTTTTTGTCATTTCATTTATGAAACAAATTTTTCcgcccaaaaaaaggtgtttgaaaaatgattgcgcaaataccgtgcaagataaaatgcaatgcaaatgcaatgaccaccattttattcacagagtgtctgctaaaaaaacatatatgatgtttggggattccgagtaattttctagcaaaaaaaaaataagatttttaaatgtaggagagaagtgccagaataggcctggtattgaagtggttaaaattcagtAATACACACACTGTCTCATCCtgcgctgcacatgctcagttgctctccatttttaggcactgccgaGTTTGTaaaggccgatctgctgacagcctcaaAGCCAAAATTAAATCCTCCTAacatttacagccaaggaagccgtTTCTGTCTGATCTACAActgtcatggtgctgcacatgtgatcagttatgacaccagacagccgtttgacagtttggtttaaGACAAAAGCCAATTTGACAGTTCACAATCCAATCAATCCaagaatgtaacttttttttaaactggtaaaTCGAAGGATTTGCTTTAtgattaaggctactttcacactggggcagggggtgttggcggtaaagcgctgctaattttaaaggtcgcttttcagccgctagcggggctcttttaacccccactagcggctgaaGTGTTAAAAGCGTTTACAAAGCTCTCTGCAGGGTcttcggcagcggtgcccattgatttcaatggcaggggcgctttaggagtggtgtatacactgctcccgcaCGCCCTTAAAATGCTGCTTgctggactttttctaatgtcctgcaaacGCACCGACcccgtgtgaaagcactcaggctctcaAACTGGGGCTGCAGTGGAAGCCTTTTTGCAGGCGCTTTACAGTctctatttttagccctttagcgcctgaaaaacgcctccagtgtgaaagtagcattATTTCTGTTCAGGGGCAAAAtgtcagcctccagcaagaagaaacaggagcaatgctggaggcaatttacagcacacatattttggtagcataactcttaggcccttttcatacttcgagcgttattcaagcgttattcaagcgtttttcgagcgttattacagcgttattcgagcaaagcctcatctgcaatcacaatgtgctggtaaagcacctctaagaccctaacgttttagggtatTTTTGCAGAGCCTCGGGgtgcgttttatgagcgttttaagagtgctatttttaacgctaaaacgctgtaaaaatgccccagtgtgaaaggggccttaatgtggaatgtatgttccttgacgaagaacatttttttaatcaagttgttatgggtaaagttccgctttaaatttgTTCTACAAAAACATGACATCAAACAAATGGTTATTTACAAATACAATACCCGTCAAAATATATTACATATTATATGTAAGAATAAAGACGGTTAAAACAAAGGACACAATTCTGTGGACCATTATAGAGCCCCTATAGAGCACAAGTAACAGATTTATGTAAAGAAATCAACACAGACTTATCTTTTTGAAAAATTTCCTTTTCTGGATTGTCACACTAATCAAGTGGCTTCTTCTATATGTTCTGGTTCTCTTACTTATGAACTAGTATGAAGATCGTGATTAGGTTTAAGACTTTAACCCAGAGACAGCCAAGTgtttagcattttcagaaaaagcTTAGCAATAGCAGCCTCTGTATATCTCTTAAAACAGATTCTATTTGAAAGGAACCACTGCAAGTCTCATTGTGTAAATATTTGTTCCCTGGCTGTAATTCTAGTCCAAGTGATTCAGTGCTTTCTGAATCACTGACCTCATTAACAagtacgcacatctgtatgcatgtTCTGGGCTAATTTTCATATACATAGCCAGCCAGAAAAACCTGCAATTTCAGGTGGCCAGCAATGGAAACCTCCATATTTTCTTCACTAAACGTTTGCTGTAAGAAATGTATTCTAGAGATTATCATTAGAAAGATGACCCCTTTTCCCATGACACGATCTTTTAATCCACACATCATGAAGCAGACCCATGTGCATAAAGTAGGATGAATGGCAGCATCAGCCTGGAATCCAGCCAGGCCACACCCCCCCAACATGGTTCACTCCACCCCTTGGAGCTTAATCATGGGGAGAGCCAGGATATTTGTGAAAGGTAAAACATTGCCATGATTAAGCTCCAAGGGGTGGGGCAAAGCAtgttgggggtgtggcctggctGGAGTCTGGGCTGAGGCTGGCATTAAGCTCACTTCATGATGTGTGGCTTATGAACCTTTTCCTTTGACATGGCTGCAGCTTGGAGGTAGGACGAGCTCTCTGTCCTTTCCTGTACTCACAGCGGTTGAACTTTCCCTCTCTACCTGAGCAACACCTACATTTTGTCTTTTTGTGTCACCAAAAGACCCAGACACTCCAccaaaaataaaacaactttGTGTGTAGTTTTATTCAAATCACCATTACTGTGGTAAGGAAATTTTGGGAAAGGCTGCGATAACTGCTGGAAGAGTCAGAGCAAAAGAGCTGTAGAAAGCATTACTGCTATATAAATAAGCAAATAAAATAGTGTAGAGAATGTTGTGCGTAttgaccacttgcctactgggcactttcacccccttcctgcccaggccaattttcagcaccatcacactttgaatgacaattgcgtggtcacgcaacactgtacccaaataatttttttttttttaaaacatttccacagaaatagagctttattttggtggtatttaatcactgctgggtaagttttagtttgtcagtaaattttgtaaatgagtaatttttctccttcacggatAGGCTGAACTGATGAGGCAGAACTTATGggtactgattaggtggcactgttgaAAAGGCACCAATATGCCGCACTGAAAGACAGCActaactggcatcactaatgggcaccgattggtgtcactgatgggcattgctgGGGCAGTACTGCAATTAGGGCACCGATGACCAAGGCACAGATTGCCTATACAGGTCTCCCCTACGAGGAAATGCCGCTGATGGGCTCTCCTGGCCACACCCTCGGTCAGTGTGAAGTGAGGAGAGAGTCGATAAACGgcacttccttgtttacatgtgaccggctgtgattggacacagccattcACATGGGTAAAAAGCCTCATCatcggctctttacagagatcgaggTCGGACGTGTCCTAGGAACATGGCACAAGAGAGCGGCGGTTCTGGGGAGCCGTCATATGACATCGTCCCAGAACGAGAGTGCCACTccgccgccgtcattttactatacggcagacggcaagcggttaaagtggaggttcaccctaaaaacaagtatataccattcaatccagcatactgccgacatgtacagtatgcagtctttttttttggtttacataccgtagtataggtattttccccccggcttccgggtagtgaatcccgcgggagtgggcgttcctattcagagactaagtgattgacgtatgacaaaagcttcacccccagCGCATAATGCGCATCACCAGGTTCCGAAAGAAGCGAACGTCGAGTCGGCTTTATACGGCACCtgtgcaccaacgttcggcttttttcggaaactggtgacgcgccttttgcgcctgggggtgaagcttttgtcatacgtcaatcacttagtctctgaataggaacgcccactcccacgggattcactacccggaagccggggggaaaatacctatactacggtatgtaaaccggaaaaaaaaaaaacagcatactgtacatgtcggcagtatgctggattgaatggtatatacttgtttttagggtgaacctccactttaaatatagaAAAACAAAGTATGTAAATAAAATTATTCTCACCACTCCTGAAGAGTTTTAACAATGCTACTTATATCCTTCTTGGGAATGTCCCGTCCAATGCAGAAATCCACTTCCAGCACATGGTTGCGCTGATCCAGTTTGCCCTGAATGATATCCGTATAAACTGCTTCTATTATTAGATCCTCCAGCTCTCTGAGGTTCCTCATATCCAAATCTTTCAGCAATACAGAATATGGAATGCACTAAGAGGGAGAAACATATGACTTGATTAATACAATAACGTGTATGTATCAAACTAGGTTCATGGAACTAATGCAAACAAGAAACACagatcttaaataaaaaaaaaagatgccaaatgATTTTATAATAAGGTAATGCGCACTTGATATCTCTTTTTACAAGCTCTGAGAACATCTTTACCCAAGGCTGTGAACTAAATTATTTGAGGAAAAGTGGCATGCGTTGAGGAATTGTTCTGTCGTGTGTGTGTGGCAAAAAATTGAGAAAAACCTTGGGGCATAGATGCACGGTATACCCCTCATGGACTTTACAGACAGACTAGTATATAtggtaaaaacatattttttattatacatgaCATTTTAAAAGTCTAAGCAATATTAAAAAAGGTATACAAAAACTCAAAATTCATAACATAGCTACCcggtttcaggcagaaagtctcgcgattttgtacaggtcaaaaggtcaccaatgtgaaAACCTGAAAAACGCTCAAATCTGCCCGAaataagctacaaaaaaaaaaaggtcaagaattttttttgcgttttaggCGTTTGGCTTCAGACGATTTGGaatagagatgtgaaccatctcctgactttttctcctccagcgttttggagctttaggcttcaagctacaaaacgctgaggtgtgaatggggccatagagaGATGTCAGGCTAGCTGCCGTGCATCTTGCGTGGGTACCTGACATGTTTCGGATTATTGCAAGTCCGTAATCAGAGGTTTTGTGAGTAATATTTTATTAAGATTCAAATGAACATATTGCACATAGTCGCTGGGTGAGATATAATGGTCTCTGCTGGATGGAGCAATGCGGTTATGAGCCCCCTACTGAGAAGACCGACAGGGGTACCGAATGGAGGCAGAGCTGCACACACAAGGACCCCAAAAAGGCAATTTCAGAAGTGTGTGTCATAAGTATGTGTTTGGCATCGCCGTTTGACCATTAGATTAACAACTCCGTGCTGCACTGGAGTAATAAACATATTTATGGAacaaggcccggttcacactagtgcaatgccaaacattgcatgcgatttgcaccgcattgctgttcagatcacatacgatgtctgtgcgatgcgatttcagccatacaaactgtatggctgaaatcgcattacattcgcaccaaaatggtgcaggaccctttttttggtccgcactggattcggatcacatgggtgttcacacttatgcgatctgattcctgcaccattttattgttcgcactgcgatctgctgATCAATCTGGGGATGTCgataactttacattgacaccctcAGCGGTAAGCAGATCTCAGTTTGAACCACTGTTTGAtttgggtgcgatgtgggaacccgcactgGATTGGCAGGGTTATCGTCTTTGTTTATGAAAtcattgttttgttgtttttgacaaacagaagaaaataaaaaattgtaaactaTTGGCTGTAATTCCATTGCACATATTACTTGAATATAAtaccaaacattaaatatattaagaaaataagaaaagcccttttctttaaaaaaaaatccagaagctTAGTAGATGCCCCCTACTTATTCGTATGTGGTAGTGTTAAACTTTGACATGCATTTCTATTAAGTTGAATTCAGTCTTGACTCAAATGCCATATAAGTtgcattttagtcatctgaatcgttctagttttagtcgactaaaatcccCAGtaccagtgttaatttagtcTACGAAAATATTTTCAATGATGAAATTAACACTGTGAAAGTTTGGCAACTCAGACTGAAAATGAACACTTCTTTTAGTcactacatttaaataaaaatattagagGAACCTACAGTAATATTGATAATTATTTATCCCCCTAAGACATTTCCAAATTTATGTATTGTAACCCTGGCTGAAAAAGGATATAAAATGAGATGTTTGCCATTTGAcaagataatttaaaaaaaattgtcaagttAAACAAAACATATGTATTCAAGCAATGTATCCAgctctcatttatttttatatttttaataaatgaactTTTCTTGCCAGAACTAGTTCCTTGAggtgtctattccacattttcactgtCAAGAAGACTTTTGGTATGTAGAGGTTAAATCAattttcctccagatgtaaagagtgccccccaaAATGTGTACAGGAAGGATTGGGCAACAACTTGTGAGTTAGTGTGATGTTGCTTCTTCCACTTTaacatgtaaaatatatattttcacatcTTTTCAAAGAAAGGATACTAAAAGTGGTATCTTGTAATAATAATTCTGACACGGTATAGTGGTCAGTTTTCCCTGCTTGCCAGATACCCACTCAATATAGTAAACGGATACCAAAAAGGCAAAATCTGTACTGGCGCTATCAAGAGAAAGTGGTATTAGGGGTACAGTAATTAGACTGGGATATTTCCATCAATATATGGTCAATTTGAAAAAGAAGAGACCAGGTGCAACATTATGCACATTAGTCTGCTGCACCGGGTCTCTTCTTTTCCATATAATGTAAACAGACACTGTGCCAACCATGAAAATGGTTTGGACGATCAAAAAATATTTAACACAATGGTGCTTAAGGAGTTAATGTTTTTTTCTATGCATGTCCTCAAGATGTCTCCTGTATTTCCTTAGCTCATTTATACAAGCTAATTTTCTAGAATGGTGAGAaacaaaaaagatggaaaagaatTTTGTGAATAGAAAAGATGGAAAAAGTGAGTGATGCCATATGCAGAGATTCATCTAGCAGAACAGCCGAGAAAAACAGATGCAGTGCATTTACAGGCCTtactaaaacacatccaataacatTTTATgagtttacaaactttttttcacaGATTGTTTCTTTAAAGATAATTCCAGATATATTTTTCCCCTGAAGATTACCTGCCCCCCAGCCAACAAAAAGAATGGCCAAGGAGTCAACCACAGTCCAATTCCTGTTCCCAGGCCGACTGTCAGGAACAGTTTAAGCTGTTAGTTTTAAAACACAGGTACTGCTGTATACAGTCAATGTTTGTGTTAGTATATACATACTTGTAAGCGATGGCAGAATATATTAAGATTTTACACCCTTTGGGGGCACCTGGCAAAGTCATTTAGGTTTAAAATTGACCATATACGTTAACCAAGAATTACAATGTACCTTCATCCTGGATGCAAGGCTCACGATTGTCAGGTGCTTCAGCTTGTTTTTCTGTGCAGCCGAGAGCTCTGGCAAGCTATCTTTCATTgctaaaatgaaaagaaaagaaacagcTAAATGTACAAGAGAAATGCATATACACTGTATGTGAATTGCCAAAACTTTAATAACTCTCTTCAGTCACTGAAGGGTGAAACGAGGGTGCAATGTAGCCCGATTGGCTCACACACCGATTGCCTTTCCTTACAGTTTATGTCCTGGTCTGTAGAGGAACATGGAAAGCAAATATAAAAAGACATATTTTAGGCATTTACAGCAATGACGGCCATATACCAATTGCAAGGCCACTATGTTTACAGGAAAATATCTTCTAGTGACTTGGATGTCCTCACCATACTCCCCAACTCACTtgtcaaaacaaacaaaatacccTGTAGTGTGCACTGTCAGGGTGCTTCTAGAGGCAATAGGACTAATTTTGAGGACCAGGTGTACCCAGAGGACCCCCTATGATGCAACCTTACTCTTGCCCCATTCTTCTTTCACCCAGCTTCTTAGATAGGTACTGTGACACTTTGTGTACCAAGTAAACAAGCATCCAAGCAACACTGTTGCTCTGCTAGTCACTAATCAATGACACCCTGCGGAAAGGCaaggaaaaaacatttaggaGGTAATTTCTGCACCTGCAAGTGTTCCTGTGTTAGCAAAAAGAAGGTACCTACAAAAATAAAAGTTGCAATAGCGTTTTATAGTAACATAGttggtaaagtaaaaaaaaaaaaaaaaaaaaagagaccaatCTATCCAGTTCAATGTGTGTGTTTGTCACTTTCCCATATCCTATATATTGCACAAGCCAAGaaacacttttaatttttttttgaacttatCGACACTCCATACTGATGCCAAAAaactgtggaagggagttccacacATTCATACCACTATAGCAATAAAGAATCCCTTACACTAGGGTTGCACAGATACTATTATTGGTGCCAATACAGATCATTTGCACGAGAAAttttactcatgcaaatgctccgatgcttgacccgatacctggacagtcagggatgatcggtgcgggAGTTACAATCACTGATCTGtctccctgtgtggctttcaaAAAAGTCTCCGACAAACGCTTCTCCTTTCTCCCCGGCTTTCAGGtgctttattgaaagccacaCACGGAGATTGGTGCTTGCAACTCCTCCCACCACCGCACTGAACGTCCCTGACTGTCCCCTGTAtactcctccggtccccctccatgtcctccagtCCTATCCCCCTTGGTGCCCTCCTCTGTGCGCTCCCCTGGTTCCCCCCATGCGCTCCTCCCTATGATCCTTCGGGTCCCaccccccctgtcctcctccctcccctgtccCAGATCTGTCAGGAAGAAGAGTGGAGGAAGGAGTCAGTATACATATtacaccgacaccgtccactcaTCCCTCACCCAAGAAAAATTAGcagtggaaaaaaagaaaaaataatttaatactgacaggcaacgcttcagtgccacctatcagtgcttttactctgtcttaaaaaaaaagtggtatcggtgcaaccctctTACACAGTTGAGGGTTAAACTACTTCTTGTCCAATTTCATTGAGTGGTCGCATGCCTTCTTAAacctaaaaatatttttcatCCTATGCTAGAATCAGCAATTAGATATTTGTAT
The sequence above is drawn from the Rana temporaria chromosome 4, aRanTem1.1, whole genome shotgun sequence genome and encodes:
- the COPS7B gene encoding COP9 signalosome complex subunit 7b, which gives rise to MAGEQKPSSSHLEQFILLAKGTKGSALPALINQVLEAPGVYVFGDLLDLPTVQELADGPHSGYLQLLNLFAYGTYPDYVAMKDSLPELSAAQKNKLKHLTIVSLASRMKCIPYSVLLKDLDMRNLRELEDLIIEAVYTDIIQGKLDQRNHVLEVDFCIGRDIPKKDISSIVKTLQEWCDGCEAVLMGIEQQVLRANQYKENHIRTQQQIETEVTNIKKTLKATASSTAQDTDQHLAEREGPPLAEQRQPTKKMSKVKGLVSSRH